A genomic segment from Halomonas sp. TA22 encodes:
- a CDS encoding DUF945 family protein, translating to MRKGKLVVVALGVLGVGYLAAQAYSSTMFERELSGALENIKQRQDVQVSRAQVSRGWFISRGEVHLVPLNGDEWRLVIPYTARHGLLATRAEGAVSLTLGEAGEPLFGERVEAPMPRWAAEYRTLEQTFQATLHMAPFEDQRPGWLLAFGGTDLTLEGRRGDMTLSGQVAAWQWSRGSEFLAAGPLVLESQYRYDGAPGHFLQRDDLHLSRLSYRQGHGPAWELDALSYRGETKLGSDSLDLTARLSLGEARLGAQPILAGQLDLALTRIDADGVRALADHLRDEVALLKAEGELDAALLARLEPYLLDMLIDSPRLVVESLRLASPVLDMQIALDGALTFTGDNVEELSLRNLDDPIQQQRWRSRLNGHFICHDLPLLVSLQLGLPLDTTELSIDVIDGEVWLNQQAMPSLF from the coding sequence ATGCGCAAAGGAAAGCTTGTCGTCGTTGCCCTCGGAGTACTCGGGGTAGGGTATCTGGCCGCTCAGGCTTACTCGAGCACGATGTTCGAGCGCGAGCTCTCGGGGGCGCTTGAGAACATCAAGCAGCGTCAGGACGTGCAGGTGAGTCGTGCCCAGGTGAGTCGCGGCTGGTTCATCTCCCGGGGAGAAGTGCACCTGGTGCCCCTCAATGGCGATGAGTGGCGGCTGGTGATTCCCTATACCGCTCGTCATGGCCTGCTCGCCACCCGTGCCGAAGGTGCGGTGTCGCTGACGCTGGGCGAGGCGGGGGAGCCGCTGTTCGGTGAGCGGGTCGAGGCACCGATGCCGCGCTGGGCGGCCGAGTATCGGACCCTTGAGCAGACCTTCCAGGCGACACTGCACATGGCGCCTTTCGAAGACCAGCGGCCGGGCTGGCTACTGGCGTTCGGCGGTACCGACCTGACCCTCGAAGGGCGCCGCGGCGACATGACCTTGAGTGGGCAAGTCGCTGCCTGGCAGTGGAGCCGTGGCAGTGAGTTTCTGGCGGCGGGGCCGCTGGTGCTAGAAAGCCAGTATCGCTACGACGGTGCGCCCGGGCATTTCCTGCAGCGAGACGACCTGCACCTTTCCCGTTTGAGCTATCGTCAGGGCCACGGCCCGGCATGGGAGCTGGACGCGCTGAGTTATCGTGGTGAAACGAAACTTGGCAGCGATTCGCTCGATCTGACGGCCCGGCTCTCGCTGGGCGAGGCTCGTCTTGGGGCTCAACCCATTCTCGCCGGCCAGCTGGACCTCGCGCTGACGCGCATCGATGCCGATGGTGTGCGTGCCTTGGCCGATCATCTGCGTGACGAGGTGGCACTGCTCAAGGCGGAAGGCGAGCTCGATGCAGCCCTGCTTGCCAGGCTCGAACCCTACCTGCTCGATATGCTCATTGATTCGCCACGTCTGGTGGTGGAGTCCCTGCGCCTGGCAAGTCCGGTGCTGGACATGCAGATCGCCCTTGATGGTGCCCTGACGTTCACCGGCGATAACGTCGAGGAGCTGTCGCTGCGCAACCTGGACGATCCGATACAGCAGCAGCGCTGGCGCTCGCGTCTGAATGGCCACTTCATTTGCCACGATCTGCCGCTGCTGGTATCGCTGCAACTGGGATTGCCTCTCGACACCACCGAGCTCTCCATCGATGTGATCGACGGTGAGGTTTGGCTCAACCAGCAGGCCATGCCCTCTCTGTTCTGA
- a CDS encoding oxidoreductase, which yields MKTTYNVGLVGYGFASKTFHVPLIAATPGLELVAVSSSDAGKVQAGLPDVAVEARPHALFARDDIDLVVIPTPNETHFPLAKAALAAGKHVVVDKPFTVTLSEARMLKAQADEAERLLSVFQNRRWDSDFLTLKALIDEGSLGRIVSVESRFDRFRPDVRDRWREQAKPGGGIWYDLGPHLLDQARELFGMPRAIMLDMAARREGAVVDDDFVALLDYGERRVTLQASALVAADSPRFIVHGTKGSYVKFGLDPQEARLKAGETPSPHWGEDPLNGTLTLFEGGGEAAPTIREYPTQAGDYLAYYRGIVAALQGKAASPVSVDDALSVMTLLEAGLDSYRQGRWMKLKEGGVNHRRLTHV from the coding sequence ATGAAGACAACGTACAATGTGGGGCTGGTCGGCTATGGATTTGCCAGCAAGACGTTCCATGTGCCGCTGATTGCCGCCACGCCGGGGCTGGAGCTGGTGGCCGTGTCGTCAAGCGATGCCGGCAAGGTGCAGGCCGGCCTGCCCGACGTTGCCGTCGAAGCCAGGCCGCATGCGCTGTTTGCCCGCGACGATATCGATCTGGTGGTGATTCCCACCCCCAACGAGACTCACTTTCCGCTGGCCAAGGCAGCGCTGGCGGCGGGCAAGCACGTGGTCGTCGACAAGCCCTTCACCGTGACGCTCTCCGAGGCGCGTATGCTCAAGGCTCAGGCCGATGAAGCCGAGCGCCTGCTGTCGGTATTCCAGAACCGTCGCTGGGATAGCGATTTCCTGACGCTGAAGGCGCTGATCGATGAGGGCAGCCTTGGCCGAATCGTCAGTGTCGAGTCGCGTTTCGATCGTTTCCGTCCCGATGTCCGCGACCGCTGGCGCGAGCAGGCCAAGCCCGGCGGAGGCATCTGGTACGATCTCGGGCCGCACCTTCTCGATCAGGCACGCGAGCTGTTCGGCATGCCGCGGGCCATTATGCTCGACATGGCAGCCCGCCGAGAGGGGGCGGTGGTGGATGACGATTTCGTGGCGCTGCTCGACTATGGGGAGCGGCGTGTGACGCTGCAGGCCAGTGCGCTGGTCGCGGCCGACTCGCCGCGTTTCATCGTGCATGGCACGAAGGGCAGTTACGTCAAGTTCGGGCTCGATCCTCAGGAAGCGCGCCTCAAGGCGGGGGAGACGCCCTCGCCCCACTGGGGAGAGGATCCGCTCAACGGTACGCTGACCCTGTTCGAGGGTGGGGGCGAAGCGGCACCCACCATCCGGGAGTACCCCACCCAGGCGGGCGACTACCTGGCCTACTATCGAGGCATCGTGGCGGCACTGCAGGGCAAGGCGGCCTCACCAGTCAGTGTCGACGATGCCCTGAGCGTGATGACGCTGCTCGAGGCGGGGCTGGACAGCTACCGCCAGGGGCGCTGGATGAAGCTCAAGGAGGGTGGCGTCAATCATCGCCGCCTGACGCATGTCTGA
- the ribE gene encoding 6,7-dimethyl-8-ribityllumazine synthase, whose product MQPISQVEGSFTDVDGRYVIVVGRFNHHVVDSLVEGAVDSLVRHGVDSDTIDIVHVPGAWELPLAVKRALKVVKPDAVIALGAVIRGGTPHFEYVAGNCNAALSSLQLEFDTPIANGVLTVNSIEQAIERSGTKAGNKGAEAAMAAMEMVSLLKQFGGEA is encoded by the coding sequence ATGCAACCGATCTCCCAAGTCGAAGGCAGCTTTACCGATGTCGATGGTCGTTATGTGATCGTGGTCGGACGTTTCAATCACCATGTGGTCGACAGCCTGGTGGAAGGGGCGGTGGATAGCCTGGTGCGGCATGGCGTCGATAGCGACACCATCGATATCGTCCATGTGCCCGGCGCCTGGGAACTGCCGCTGGCGGTCAAGCGTGCCCTCAAGGTGGTCAAGCCCGATGCGGTGATTGCCCTGGGTGCGGTGATTCGTGGCGGCACGCCGCACTTCGAGTATGTCGCCGGTAACTGCAATGCGGCGCTTTCCTCGCTGCAGCTCGAGTTCGATACGCCGATCGCCAACGGCGTGCTGACCGTCAACTCCATCGAGCAGGCGATCGAGCGCTCCGGCACCAAGGCCGGTAACAAGGGGGCCGAGGCGGCGATGGCCGCCATGGAGATGGTCTCGCTGCTCAAGCAGTTCGGGGGTGAGGCATGA
- the thiL gene encoding thiamine-phosphate kinase: MPGEFELIARHFTRPPQDRSVVLGVGDDCALLAPSPGHELAVSVDTSVAQVHFPGEAPAFAIGHRALAVSLSDLAAMGAKARWCVMSLTLSNADDAWLGEYARGFHALCLASGVSLVGGDVTRGELAIGVTVHGEVPTGSALRRSGASVGEWLAVTGTLGGAHAGLLAWQAGERDLADNPWLGAYLLPQPRLAAGQALRGLASAAIDISDGLVADLDHLCRASGVGAQLDCECLPLPEGLQARLGEQGALRAALCGGDDYELLISLAQRDIAEARARLAGLGLSLTLIGRVTRKTGVQGVPDEARSGWQHFSGETP, translated from the coding sequence ATGCCTGGCGAGTTCGAACTCATAGCCCGTCATTTCACCCGCCCGCCGCAGGACCGAAGCGTCGTGCTGGGGGTGGGGGATGATTGTGCCCTGCTTGCGCCTTCACCTGGCCATGAACTGGCGGTGAGCGTCGATACCTCGGTGGCACAGGTGCACTTCCCGGGGGAGGCGCCGGCCTTCGCCATTGGCCACCGGGCGCTCGCGGTCAGCCTGAGCGATCTTGCCGCGATGGGGGCAAAGGCGCGCTGGTGCGTGATGTCGCTGACGTTATCGAACGCCGATGATGCCTGGCTTGGCGAGTATGCGCGGGGCTTCCATGCGCTATGCTTGGCAAGTGGCGTCAGCCTGGTCGGGGGTGATGTCACGCGTGGCGAACTTGCGATTGGCGTGACCGTGCACGGCGAGGTGCCCACCGGCAGTGCCCTGCGACGCAGCGGGGCGAGTGTCGGCGAATGGCTGGCGGTGACCGGCACGCTGGGCGGGGCGCATGCTGGCCTGCTCGCCTGGCAGGCGGGTGAGCGCGATCTGGCCGACAACCCCTGGCTCGGGGCCTACCTGCTGCCGCAGCCGCGGTTGGCGGCTGGACAGGCGCTACGCGGTCTTGCCAGTGCGGCTATCGATATCTCCGATGGTCTGGTCGCCGACCTTGATCATCTGTGCCGGGCCTCCGGCGTGGGCGCGCAGCTCGATTGCGAATGCTTGCCGCTGCCCGAGGGGCTTCAGGCGCGGCTGGGAGAGCAGGGCGCGCTGCGCGCTGCGCTGTGCGGCGGGGACGATTACGAATTACTGATCAGCCTGGCACAGCGGGATATCGCCGAGGCGCGCGCCCGGCTAGCCGGCCTGGGTCTGTCGCTCACTCTCATAGGACGCGTGACCCGCAAGACAGGCGTGCAGGGTGTTCCTGACGAGGCGCGCAGCGGCTGGCAGCACTTTTCTGGAGAGACGCCATGA
- the ilvD gene encoding dihydroxy-acid dehydratase, with amino-acid sequence MPQYRSRTTTAGRNMAGARALWRATGMKDEDFHKPIIAVANSFTQFVPGHVHLKDMGQLVAREIEKAGGVAKEFNTIAVDDGIAMGHDGMLYSLPSRDIIADSVEYMVNAHCADALVCISNCDKITPGMLMAAMRLNIPVIFVSGGPMEAGKTKLIDHGLDLVDAMVMAADDSVDDETLAEVERSACPTCGSCSGMFTANSMNCLTEALGLALPGNGTVLATHADRRRLFETAGHRIVELAKRYYEGEEAHLLPRAIGSKAAFRNAMTLDIAMGGSTNTILHLLAAAQEAEIDFTLADIDRLSREVPQLCKVAPNTQKYHIEDVHRAGGIMAILGELDRAHVLNTSVPTVYGDTLKAALDEWDIMRNPSAEVVEFFKAGPGGVPTQQAFSQSSRWPSLDGDRATGCIRDLEHAFSREGGLAVLHGNIAVDGCVVKTAGVDDSILIFEGPAHVVESQDQAVEHILAGEVKEGDIVVIRYEGPKGGPGMQEMLYPTSYLKSKGLGKACALLTDGRFSGGTSGLSIGHVSPEAAAGGAIGLVEQGDTIRIDIPKRSIDVKLSDAELARRREAMEAKGKAAWKPSIERVRKVSAALKAYALLATSADKGAVRDLSKLD; translated from the coding sequence ATGCCCCAGTACCGTTCCCGCACCACCACCGCCGGTCGCAACATGGCCGGCGCACGCGCCCTGTGGCGCGCCACCGGCATGAAGGATGAGGACTTCCACAAACCGATCATCGCCGTGGCCAACTCCTTCACCCAGTTCGTGCCTGGGCACGTGCACCTCAAGGACATGGGCCAGCTGGTGGCCCGCGAGATCGAGAAGGCCGGCGGGGTGGCCAAGGAGTTCAATACCATCGCCGTGGACGACGGCATCGCCATGGGCCACGACGGCATGCTCTATTCGCTGCCGAGCCGTGACATCATCGCCGATAGCGTCGAGTACATGGTCAATGCCCACTGTGCCGATGCGCTGGTGTGCATCTCCAACTGCGACAAGATCACCCCGGGCATGCTGATGGCCGCCATGCGCCTCAACATTCCGGTGATCTTCGTCTCCGGTGGGCCGATGGAGGCGGGCAAGACCAAGCTGATCGATCATGGCCTCGACCTGGTCGATGCCATGGTCATGGCCGCCGACGATTCGGTGGATGACGAGACGCTGGCCGAGGTCGAGCGCAGCGCCTGTCCCACCTGCGGCAGCTGCTCGGGCATGTTCACCGCCAACTCGATGAACTGCCTGACCGAGGCTTTGGGCCTGGCGCTACCGGGTAACGGCACGGTGCTTGCCACCCACGCCGACCGTCGCCGGCTGTTCGAGACTGCAGGCCACCGCATCGTCGAGCTGGCCAAGCGCTACTACGAGGGCGAAGAGGCGCATCTGCTGCCTCGTGCCATCGGTTCCAAGGCGGCGTTCAGGAACGCCATGACGCTCGACATCGCCATGGGCGGCTCGACCAATACCATCCTGCACCTGCTCGCTGCTGCCCAGGAGGCGGAGATCGACTTCACCCTGGCCGACATCGACCGACTGTCACGGGAAGTGCCGCAGCTGTGCAAGGTGGCGCCCAATACCCAGAAATACCATATCGAGGACGTGCACCGCGCCGGTGGCATCATGGCAATCCTTGGCGAGCTGGATCGCGCCCACGTACTGAATACCTCGGTGCCCACCGTCTACGGCGATACGCTCAAGGCAGCGCTGGATGAGTGGGACATCATGCGAAACCCCAGCGCCGAGGTGGTGGAGTTCTTCAAGGCGGGCCCCGGCGGGGTGCCGACCCAGCAGGCGTTTTCGCAAAGCTCGCGCTGGCCAAGTCTCGATGGCGACCGCGCCACCGGCTGTATCCGCGATCTCGAGCACGCCTTCTCTCGCGAGGGTGGCTTGGCGGTGCTCCATGGCAATATCGCCGTCGATGGCTGCGTGGTGAAGACCGCCGGTGTCGACGACTCGATCCTGATCTTCGAGGGGCCGGCGCACGTCGTCGAGTCCCAGGACCAGGCGGTGGAGCATATCCTGGCCGGCGAGGTGAAGGAGGGCGACATCGTCGTCATCCGCTACGAGGGGCCCAAGGGTGGCCCGGGCATGCAGGAGATGCTCTATCCCACCTCCTATCTCAAGTCCAAGGGGCTCGGCAAGGCGTGTGCGCTGCTCACCGACGGGCGTTTCTCCGGCGGTACGTCCGGGCTCTCCATCGGTCACGTCTCGCCGGAAGCGGCGGCGGGTGGGGCCATCGGCCTGGTGGAGCAGGGTGACACGATCCGCATCGATATTCCCAAGCGCTCCATCGACGTCAAGCTCAGCGACGCTGAGCTCGCGCGTCGTCGAGAGGCGATGGAGGCCAAGGGCAAGGCCGCCTGGAAGCCGAGCATCGAGCGAGTGCGCAAGGTGTCCGCCGCACTCAAGGCCTATGCACTGCTGGCGACCTCCGCCGACAAGGGGGCAGTGCGCGATCTGAGCAAGCTCGACTAG
- the nusB gene encoding transcription antitermination factor NusB: MSDKRRAPSAAQQSRHAARELAVQGLYQWQMTGKSITSIEVEFRSQRADDDMEDHENWSKVMEIADLALFHELLHNVVRFKDELDAAISPLLDRRLEELDPIELAILRLGTYELSRRLEVPYRAVINEGVELAKSFGATDGHKYVNGILDKLAGRLRYAEVSARR, encoded by the coding sequence ATGAGCGACAAGCGCCGTGCCCCCTCGGCGGCGCAACAGTCTCGCCATGCGGCGCGAGAGCTTGCCGTACAGGGGCTCTATCAGTGGCAGATGACCGGCAAGTCGATCACCTCGATAGAGGTGGAGTTTCGCAGCCAGCGCGCCGACGATGACATGGAGGATCACGAGAACTGGTCCAAGGTCATGGAGATCGCCGACCTGGCGCTGTTCCATGAACTGCTCCACAACGTGGTGCGCTTCAAGGATGAACTCGACGCGGCAATCTCGCCACTGCTCGACCGGCGTCTGGAGGAGCTCGACCCCATCGAGCTGGCCATTCTGCGCCTCGGGACCTACGAACTCTCCCGTCGTCTCGAAGTGCCTTACCGCGCCGTCATCAACGAGGGCGTGGAGCTCGCCAAGTCCTTCGGTGCCACCGATGGCCATAAATACGTCAATGGCATTCTCGACAAGCTGGCTGGCCGCTTGCGCTATGCCGAGGTCAGCGCGCGTCGTTAG
- the nudE gene encoding ADP compounds hydrolase NudE, producing the protein MTRSFPNVLTKPRILAKREVARSRLFAIEAIDLCFSNGEERTFERLMGSGNGAVMIVAMPDPEHVLLIREYAAGFDDYILTLPKGLIDPGEDIVTAANRELMEECGFGARNIEPLVELSLAPNYMNHRMQVMLASELYPKRLPGDEPEPLIVETHAIDELPSLLAREDFHEARAIAALYIARDKLREQRPQNRLW; encoded by the coding sequence ATGACCCGCTCATTCCCCAACGTCTTGACCAAGCCCCGCATCCTGGCCAAGCGCGAAGTCGCGCGCAGCCGCCTGTTCGCCATCGAAGCCATCGACCTATGCTTTTCCAATGGCGAGGAGCGCACCTTCGAACGCTTGATGGGCAGCGGAAACGGCGCGGTGATGATCGTCGCCATGCCCGACCCGGAGCACGTGCTGCTGATCCGCGAGTATGCGGCAGGCTTCGACGACTACATCCTGACCCTGCCCAAAGGCCTGATCGACCCTGGTGAGGATATCGTCACCGCAGCCAACCGCGAATTGATGGAGGAGTGCGGCTTTGGCGCTCGCAACATCGAGCCGCTGGTCGAGCTGTCGCTTGCGCCCAACTACATGAACCATCGCATGCAGGTGATGTTGGCAAGCGAGCTCTATCCCAAGCGCCTGCCCGGGGACGAACCCGAACCGCTGATCGTCGAGACGCATGCCATCGACGAGCTGCCGAGCCTGCTGGCCCGTGAAGACTTTCACGAAGCCCGCGCCATTGCGGCGCTCTACATCGCGCGTGACAAGTTACGTGAGCAGCGCCCGCAGAACAGGCTGTGGTGA
- the yrfG gene encoding GMP/IMP nucleotidase: MIDWRAIDTVLLDMDGTLLDLHFDSHFWLEHLPRRYTELHRLDEATQEVLRARIIREQGTLNWYSLAYWSRELGVDVVALKREVQHLIGLRSDALDFLQWLKRSHPRVILATNADRESLALKLPLTGIEAYLDAIVSSADLGVAKEAQEFWFALQEIEPFDPTRTLFIDDNPAVLESAREYGIRHLLGIKQPDSRRPERELEEFIALNSFASILPDQGPPH, encoded by the coding sequence ATGATCGACTGGAGAGCCATCGATACGGTGCTGCTGGACATGGACGGTACCCTGTTAGATCTGCACTTCGATAGCCACTTCTGGTTGGAGCACCTGCCGCGCCGCTATACCGAGTTGCATCGCCTGGACGAGGCGACCCAGGAGGTGCTGAGAGCGCGGATCATCCGCGAGCAGGGCACCCTCAACTGGTACAGCCTGGCCTACTGGAGCCGTGAGCTGGGCGTGGATGTCGTGGCGCTCAAGCGTGAGGTGCAGCACCTGATCGGCCTGCGCAGCGATGCGCTCGATTTCCTGCAGTGGCTCAAGCGCTCCCATCCGCGGGTGATACTGGCCACCAATGCCGATCGCGAGAGCCTGGCGCTCAAGCTGCCGCTGACTGGGATCGAGGCGTATCTGGACGCGATCGTCTCCTCGGCGGATCTTGGCGTGGCCAAGGAGGCGCAGGAGTTCTGGTTCGCGCTGCAGGAGATCGAGCCCTTCGATCCGACCCGCACGCTGTTCATCGATGACAACCCGGCGGTACTCGAAAGTGCCCGCGAATACGGAATCAGGCACCTGCTGGGGATCAAACAGCCCGATAGTCGCCGCCCCGAGCGTGAACTCGAGGAGTTCATTGCACTCAATAGCTTTGCCTCGATCCTGCCTGACCAGGGTCCCCCACACTGA
- a CDS encoding phosphatidylglycerophosphatase A → MNRAPASVWRRPTHFLAFGLGSGCVPWAPGTFGTLAAIPFYWLMSDLPFAWYMSIVAMAMLVGIWLCEVTSHDLGVHDHSGIVWDEFVGYWITMAAVPFSWEAALWGFLVFRVFDIFKPWPIRWADRRVAGGFGIMIDDVLAGIYAWSTIHLWLWLH, encoded by the coding sequence ATGAACCGCGCTCCGGCCAGTGTCTGGCGCCGGCCCACCCACTTCCTGGCCTTTGGCCTGGGGAGCGGATGCGTGCCTTGGGCGCCGGGCACCTTCGGTACCCTGGCGGCGATTCCCTTCTACTGGCTGATGTCGGACCTGCCGTTTGCCTGGTACATGAGTATCGTGGCGATGGCGATGCTCGTCGGCATCTGGCTGTGTGAAGTCACCTCGCATGACTTGGGCGTCCATGATCACTCGGGCATCGTCTGGGACGAGTTCGTGGGCTACTGGATCACCATGGCGGCGGTCCCCTTCTCCTGGGAAGCGGCGTTATGGGGGTTTCTGGTATTCAGGGTGTTCGATATCTTCAAACCCTGGCCGATCCGCTGGGCCGATCGGCGGGTTGCCGGTGGCTTCGGCATCATGATCGATGACGTGCTTGCCGGCATTTATGCCTGGAGTACTATTCACCTCTGGCTCTGGCTGCATTAG
- the lon gene encoding endopeptidase La — protein MSESDDQHNFISEAGYESGSGTQCADAESIGNSESSSGAVVPTRDYLPERLYLLPIHNRPFFPAQVQPLVIHRPRWEETIQRVGNTPHHTVGLAFVGDSDVSDLDHESFPEIGTAVRMHKVQGEGDQIQFIAQGMRRFKIQRWLSKKPPYLVEVSYPKEPVDAEEDEARAYAMALINGIKELLPINPLYGEELKHYLNRFSPHEPGPLTDFAAAITSAKGPELQGILETLPVMARMQKVLPLLHKEIEVAQLQSQISEQVNAQMQKRQREFFLREQLKVIQRELGISKDDRENDVDTFRKRLVELEVPERVMSRIDDELNKLSVLETGSPEYGTTRNYLDWLTSLPWGITSQDQLDLKHAREVLDRDHDGLGDVKERIIEFLAEGTFKGDVGGSILLLVGPPGVGKTSVGRSIAEALGREFYRFSVGGMRDEAEIKGHRRTYIGAMPGKLVQALKEVEVSNPVIMLDEIDKLGQSFQGDPASALLEVLDPEQNVDFLDHYLDVRLDLSKVLFVCTANTLDSIPGPLLDRMEQIRLSGYIAEEKVAIAKHHLWPKLLTRNKIPKMRINLTDAALKQVIEGYAREAGVRQLEKQLHRIVRKAAVKLLEGEQQSIKISINNLESFLGAPLFRKEKVLKGEGVVTGLAWTSMGGATLPIEAGKVHALDRGFKLTGKLGDVMKESANIAYSYVLGHLGEYGADPGFFNDAFIHLHVPEGATPKDGPSAGVTMTTALLSLARGEAIKRSLAMTGELTLTGQVLPVGGIREKVIAARRSDIFEVILPEANRRDFDELPDFLKEGMTVHFASRYKDVAKIVFG, from the coding sequence ATGAGCGAAAGCGACGATCAGCACAACTTCATTTCCGAGGCAGGCTATGAGTCAGGCTCTGGGACACAGTGCGCCGATGCAGAGAGCATCGGGAACTCCGAGTCCAGTAGCGGCGCCGTGGTGCCGACCCGCGATTACCTGCCGGAGCGGCTCTATCTGCTGCCGATACACAACCGCCCCTTCTTCCCGGCCCAGGTACAGCCGCTGGTGATTCATCGCCCGCGCTGGGAGGAGACCATTCAGCGCGTCGGCAATACGCCGCACCATACCGTTGGCCTTGCCTTCGTCGGCGACAGCGACGTCAGCGATCTCGACCACGAAAGCTTCCCTGAGATCGGTACCGCGGTGCGCATGCACAAGGTGCAGGGTGAAGGCGATCAGATCCAGTTCATTGCCCAGGGCATGCGTCGCTTCAAGATCCAGCGCTGGCTCTCTAAGAAGCCACCCTATCTGGTCGAGGTGAGCTACCCCAAGGAGCCGGTCGACGCCGAGGAGGACGAGGCGCGGGCCTACGCCATGGCGCTGATCAACGGCATCAAGGAGCTGTTGCCGATCAACCCGCTGTATGGCGAGGAGCTCAAGCACTATCTCAACCGCTTCAGCCCCCATGAGCCAGGGCCGCTGACCGATTTTGCAGCGGCCATCACCTCCGCCAAGGGGCCGGAGCTTCAGGGCATCCTCGAAACCTTGCCGGTCATGGCGCGCATGCAGAAAGTGTTGCCGCTGCTGCACAAGGAGATCGAGGTAGCTCAGCTGCAGAGCCAGATCAGCGAACAGGTCAATGCGCAGATGCAGAAGCGTCAGCGCGAGTTCTTCCTGCGCGAGCAGCTCAAGGTGATCCAGCGCGAACTTGGGATATCCAAGGACGATCGCGAGAACGATGTCGATACCTTCAGGAAGCGCCTCGTCGAGCTCGAGGTGCCCGAGCGCGTGATGTCGCGCATCGACGACGAGCTGAACAAGCTCTCGGTACTGGAGACCGGCTCGCCGGAGTACGGCACCACGCGTAACTACCTCGACTGGCTCACCTCGCTGCCGTGGGGTATCACCAGTCAGGATCAGCTTGATCTCAAGCATGCACGTGAGGTGCTCGACCGGGATCATGACGGTCTGGGCGACGTCAAGGAGCGGATCATCGAGTTTCTTGCCGAAGGTACCTTCAAGGGCGACGTCGGCGGTTCGATCCTGCTGCTCGTGGGTCCGCCCGGGGTGGGCAAGACCTCGGTCGGGCGCTCCATCGCCGAGGCGCTTGGGCGTGAGTTCTACCGCTTCTCGGTGGGCGGCATGCGCGACGAGGCCGAGATCAAGGGGCACCGTCGGACCTATATCGGTGCCATGCCCGGCAAGCTGGTCCAGGCGCTCAAGGAGGTCGAGGTTTCCAATCCGGTGATCATGCTCGACGAGATCGACAAGCTGGGCCAATCCTTCCAGGGCGATCCCGCCTCGGCGCTGCTCGAGGTGCTCGATCCCGAGCAGAACGTCGACTTCCTCGACCACTACCTCGACGTACGCCTCGACCTCTCCAAGGTGCTGTTCGTGTGTACCGCCAATACCCTGGATTCGATCCCCGGCCCGCTGCTCGATCGCATGGAGCAGATCCGGCTCTCCGGTTATATCGCCGAAGAGAAGGTGGCGATTGCCAAACATCATCTCTGGCCGAAGCTGCTCACACGCAACAAGATTCCCAAGATGCGCATCAATCTCACCGATGCGGCTCTCAAGCAGGTGATCGAGGGCTATGCCCGCGAAGCCGGGGTGCGCCAGCTCGAGAAGCAGCTGCACCGCATCGTGCGCAAGGCCGCAGTCAAGCTGCTCGAGGGAGAGCAGCAGTCGATCAAGATTTCAATCAACAATCTCGAATCGTTTCTCGGTGCGCCACTGTTTCGCAAGGAGAAGGTGCTCAAGGGCGAGGGGGTGGTCACCGGCCTTGCCTGGACCTCGATGGGCGGCGCGACGCTGCCGATCGAAGCCGGCAAGGTGCATGCCCTGGATCGCGGCTTCAAGCTCACCGGCAAGCTCGGCGATGTGATGAAGGAGTCGGCCAATATCGCCTACAGCTATGTACTTGGTCATCTCGGCGAGTATGGCGCCGATCCCGGCTTCTTCAACGACGCCTTCATTCACCTGCACGTGCCGGAAGGCGCCACACCCAAGGATGGTCCTTCCGCCGGGGTGACCATGACCACTGCGCTGCTGTCGCTGGCGCGGGGAGAGGCGATCAAGCGCTCGCTGGCGATGACCGGCGAGTTGACGCTCACCGGCCAGGTGCTGCCGGTGGGCGGGATTCGCGAGAAGGTGATCGCCGCGCGCCGCAGCGACATCTTCGAAGTGATCCTACCCGAGGCCAATCGCCGCGACTTCGACGAGCTGCCGGATTTCCTCAAGGAGGGCATGACAGTACACTTCGCCAGCCGCTACAAGGATGTGGCCAAGATCGTGTTCGGCTAA